DNA sequence from the Sphingomonas sp. genome:
GTGCTCCAGCATCAGCACGCGGTTCGCCGCCGCGATGGCGATCGCGCCGCCCGATCCGCCCTCGCCGACGATCGCCGCCACCATCGGCACGCCGAGCGCCAGGCATTGCTCGGTCGATCGGGCGATGGCCTCGGCCTGCCCCCGCTCCTCGGCTTGCACGCCGGGGAAGGCGCCGGCGGTGTCGACCAGGGTGACGACGGGCAGCCCGGCCCGGTCGGCGATCTCCATCAGCCGGATCGCCTTGCGATAGCCCTCCGGCCTGGCCATGCCGAAATTGTGCTTCAGCCGGCTCGCCGTGTCGTCGCCCTTCTCATGGCCGATCAGCATCACCTTGCGGTCGCCCAGCCGCGCGAAGCCGCCGACGATCGCTTCGTCCTCGCCGAACGCGCGGTCGCCGGCAAGCGGCAGGAAGTCGGTGACGAGCGCCGCTACATAATCCTTGAAATGCGGGCGCTCCGGATGGCGGGCGACCTGCGTCTTCTGCCAGGGCGTCAGCTTCGCATAGGTGTCGCGCAACAGGCGTTCGGCGCGCTCCTCGAGACGGCCGATCTCCGCCTCGATATTGGCCTCGCCGGCGGATGCCGTGTCCCGGAGCTCGGCGATCCGCGCCTCCAGCTCCGCCACGGGCTTTTCGAAATCGAGATAGGTAACCATTGGCGCGGGGGGTTAGGCTCCGCCGCCGTCCGCGTCAACGCGCGGCCGCTTCGCCCGCGGTGCGTCGGCGAGAGGATGACGGCTGTTCACCAGATCGATCAGCCGGCGCGAATCGACATGGGTGTAGATCTGCGTCGTCGCGATGTCGGCATGGCCGAGCAGCATCTGCACGGCGCGCAGGTCCGCCCCGCCCTCCAGCAAATGGGTGGCGAAGGCGTGGCGCAGCACATGCGGGCTGATCCGTTCCGGCGGGATGCCGGCGGCGGCGGCCAGCTCGCGCACCAGCTGGTAGAGCCGCACCCGGCTGAGATGCTTCTTGCCCGAGGGAAAGAGCCAGAGCGAATCGCGCGGCACATGCGCCGCCCAGTCGGCTACCGCCAGCCGCGCCCGGTCGGAGATCGGCACCAGCCGTTCGCGCCCGCCCTTCCCCTTCAGGATCAGGAAGGGCCGGTCGGGTGCGAGCGCATGGCGGGGCAATGAGACCAGCTCGGTGGCCCGCAGGCCCGAGCCGTAGAGCAGTTCGATCAGGGCGGCGAGGCGCAGCGGCATGATGCCGCCCTCCTCCTTGCGCCGGTCGATCTCGACGAAGAGGGCATCGACGGCGCGATGATCCAGCACCTTTGGCAAGGGCCGCTCCGTGCCGGGCCGCGGCAAGGCGGCGGAAGGATCGTCAGGCCGGTGCCCTTCGTCCTGCAGGAAGCCGAAGAAGCGCCTGAGCGCCGCCGCCTTGCGTGCCACCGTCGCGCGGCTGAGCGGCAGCCAGGCCTTCGCGAGGCCGTGCAATCGCTCGGTCGAGGCCGCCGCGAGCCCGCCCTCCAGCAGCTCGGACGCGCCTTCGAGGTCGCGCCCGTAAGCGAGCAACGTATTGCGCGCCGCACCCGCCTCGGCCGCCATCATCTCGAGGAAGGCGGCGATCAGCCGCCGGTCCTCCAGCGCCGTCACAGCCGCGCGATCGCCTCGGCGGCGATCATCCGCGCTTCGAAGTCGAGCCCGACGGCGCGCAGCGCGCGGACGATGCGGAACAGGTGGCGGGGCGGCACGCTGCCCCAATGATCGGTCTGCATGCCGAGTCCGGCGAGCAGCACGACCGTGCCCGGCTGGCGCTGGCGCGCCGCCTGGTCGATCGCGTTGGCCCAGCGGTCCGCCGCGCCGATCGACAGGCCGGCGGCGGAGGCGAGCCGCTGCCCGTCCGCGTCGCCGACCTTGCCGAGCCCAACCAGGGCCGCGACCAGCATCCGCGCCCGGATGCCGTCGGCGCTGTCGTCGTTGCCGATATAGGTTTCGATCCGCCCCGCGCCGAGATCGACCGCGGCGCCCGGCGCGCCCACCGCGAGCAACGCCCAGGCCCGGTCGTCGCCCTGCGCCGTGTCCGCCCAGCGGGCCGCCTCCGCATCCATGCCCGCCGCCAGCATCGCCGCGATCAGATTGGCCGCGTCGGACGCGTGATCGGCCGACACCGGGATCCGCGCCGCCGCACCGGAGGTAAGGATCAGCCGCGCATAGCGCCCGCGCGGGTCGGCCGGCTCGGTCCACAGCCCGCGCAGGGCGGTCAGCCGCTCGGTCGGGCCGGCCCCGGCCCAGGCGATGCGCAGCCGCGCCGCCACTGTCCCGCCTTGCTCGGCGACATCGGTGAGGTCGAAGGCCAGGCTGTGCAACTGGACCAGCGCACTGGAGGAGAAGATGCCGAGCGCGGCGGCGATCGAGGCGGCTTCCAGCCGCTGTTCCAGCGGCACCATCGGCGCACGCGCGAACCAGGCCCGCATCGGCAGGCCGGCATTGCCGATCAGCGGCGCGGGAATCTCCGTGCCGGTCGCGCTGGCCAGCCC
Encoded proteins:
- a CDS encoding tyrosine-type recombinase/integrase, with protein sequence MEDRRLIAAFLEMMAAEAGAARNTLLAYGRDLEGASELLEGGLAAASTERLHGLAKAWLPLSRATVARKAAALRRFFGFLQDEGHRPDDPSAALPRPGTERPLPKVLDHRAVDALFVEIDRRKEEGGIMPLRLAALIELLYGSGLRATELVSLPRHALAPDRPFLILKGKGGRERLVPISDRARLAVADWAAHVPRDSLWLFPSGKKHLSRVRLYQLVRELAAAAGIPPERISPHVLRHAFATHLLEGGADLRAVQMLLGHADIATTQIYTHVDSRRLIDLVNSRHPLADAPRAKRPRVDADGGGA
- a CDS encoding acetyl-CoA carboxylase carboxyltransferase subunit alpha, coding for MVTYLDFEKPVAELEARIAELRDTASAGEANIEAEIGRLEERAERLLRDTYAKLTPWQKTQVARHPERPHFKDYVAALVTDFLPLAGDRAFGEDEAIVGGFARLGDRKVMLIGHEKGDDTASRLKHNFGMARPEGYRKAIRLMEIADRAGLPVVTLVDTAGAFPGVQAEERGQAEAIARSTEQCLALGVPMVAAIVGEGGSGGAIAIAAANRVLMLEHSIYSVISPEGCASILWRTAEKAADAAEAMKVTAAHLAELGVIDRIVPEPVGGAHRHPGEAMAALGAAIQEELDAFAPLGRAALRTQRREKFLAIG